Proteins found in one Cetobacterium somerae genomic segment:
- a CDS encoding PTS transporter subunit IIBC, with translation MKKKSLISFDFWQKLGKALIVVIAVMPAAGLMVSIGKLLGTSGLSMVGRIIEDMGWGVIVNLNILFAAAIGGSWAKEKAGGAFAGVIAFILTNRITGAIFGINGAMLNNPEAVITSLTGQELLVKNYFTMIMGAPALNMGVFVGILSGFLGAVLFNKYQNFDKLPKSLAFFNGKRFVPFVVIFGSFVMATVLSLIWPFVQWGLNSFGEWIATSRNTAPVIAPFIYGALERLLLPFGLHHMLTIPMNYTELGGTYQVLTGTAVGSTIAGQDPIWLAWITDLNNLKAAGDMTGYKNLLDTVVPARFKAGQVILSTASLLGIGLAMLNNVDSDKKTQYKTIFISSMLAVFLTGVTEPIEFMFMFVAPVLYVAYAILTGLAFALVDIISLRVHSFGFLELLSRIPLMMKAGLYKDLINFVIVSGGFFFANYWLFNLIIKKYDLPTPGRRGNYIDEEEDSSEEKVKTNGKQEEIPVRIIELLGGSENIVDVDACMTRLRVTVKDADVVGDKNMWKKTGSIGLIIKDCGVQAIYGPKADILKCKIIDILGR, from the coding sequence ATGAAAAAGAAAAGTTTAATATCATTTGATTTTTGGCAAAAATTAGGAAAAGCTTTAATTGTTGTAATAGCAGTAATGCCTGCAGCAGGACTTATGGTTTCTATTGGTAAACTTCTTGGAACAAGTGGATTATCTATGGTTGGAAGAATTATAGAGGATATGGGATGGGGAGTAATTGTAAATCTAAATATACTTTTTGCAGCGGCAATTGGTGGTTCGTGGGCAAAAGAAAAAGCTGGTGGAGCTTTTGCAGGAGTAATAGCTTTTATACTAACAAATAGAATAACGGGGGCTATATTTGGAATAAATGGAGCGATGTTAAATAATCCAGAAGCGGTTATTACATCGTTAACAGGACAAGAACTATTAGTAAAAAATTATTTTACGATGATTATGGGAGCTCCAGCTTTAAATATGGGAGTTTTCGTAGGAATACTTTCAGGATTTTTAGGAGCAGTACTGTTTAATAAATACCAAAATTTTGATAAACTACCAAAGTCTTTAGCGTTTTTTAATGGAAAAAGATTTGTACCATTTGTAGTAATATTTGGATCATTTGTTATGGCTACTGTTTTATCTTTAATCTGGCCTTTTGTTCAGTGGGGATTAAATAGCTTTGGTGAATGGATTGCAACTTCTAGAAATACAGCACCAGTAATAGCACCATTTATATATGGAGCTTTAGAAAGATTATTATTACCATTTGGATTACATCATATGCTAACAATTCCTATGAATTATACAGAGCTAGGTGGAACATACCAAGTTTTAACAGGAACTGCAGTAGGAAGTACAATCGCTGGTCAAGATCCAATTTGGTTAGCTTGGATAACTGATTTAAATAACTTAAAAGCAGCAGGAGATATGACGGGATATAAAAATCTTTTAGATACAGTTGTTCCAGCTAGATTTAAAGCTGGTCAAGTGATATTATCAACAGCTTCACTTTTAGGAATCGGATTAGCGATGCTAAATAATGTTGATAGTGATAAAAAAACACAATACAAAACAATATTTATATCATCGATGCTAGCTGTATTCTTAACAGGAGTAACAGAACCAATTGAGTTTATGTTTATGTTTGTGGCACCAGTTTTATATGTAGCTTATGCAATTTTAACAGGACTTGCTTTTGCTTTAGTAGATATAATATCTTTAAGAGTTCACTCTTTTGGATTCTTAGAACTACTTTCTCGTATACCTTTAATGATGAAAGCTGGATTATATAAAGATTTAATAAACTTTGTAATAGTAAGTGGAGGATTTTTCTTTGCAAACTACTGGTTATTTAATTTAATTATAAAAAAATATGATTTGCCAACTCCAGGAAGAAGAGGAAATTATATTGATGAAGAGGAAGATAGTAGTGAGGAAAAAGTAAAAACAAATGGTAAACAAGAAGAGATTCCAGTTAGAATAATTGAGCTTCTTGGTGGAAGTGAAAATATAGTTGATGTAGATGCATGTATGACAAGACTTAGAGTTACTGTAAAAGATGCAGATGTAGTAGGAGATAAAAATATGTGGAAAAAAACTGGTTCTATAGGACTAATAATAAAAGACTGTGGAGTTCAAGCCATATATGGACCAAAAGCAGATATACTAAAATGTAAAATAATTGATATATTAGGGAGATAA
- a CDS encoding glycoside hydrolase family 13 protein, protein MWWKELIGYQIYPRSFKDSNGDGIGDLKGIIEKLDYLKDLGIDLIWVSPFFKSPNDDNGYDISDYRDILEEFGTMEDFDNLLSETHKRGMKLIIDLVINHTSDEHPWFIEARESKDSPKRDWYIWREGKDNEEPNNWESIFKGSAWEKCEKTDEYYLHLFSKKQPDLNWENEEMRREIYNMMNWWLDKGIDGFRVDAISHIKKVDGFPDMPNPDGKKYVDSFDMHMNIDGIQKYLKELKEETFAKYDIVTVGEANGVDAENADEWVGSENGKFNMIFQFEHLKLWDYEGDTEFCPKAYKDVLNKWQVALENKGWNALFIENHDIPRSTSTWGNDGEYWLESAKSFATTYFLQKGTPFIYQGQEIGMTNTVFNSLSEFQDVKSVNEGKEKLEAGMCEKIVLEILSNTSRDNARTPMQWDDSLNAGFTTGNPWLKVNSNYKNINVQNQIKDENSIYNHYKKLISLKKSSKTLIHGEFKLVLEDDKHIFAYLRELDNERYLILSNLSENEKKLNLSEFNIKNEDIVLSNYKIIEKDLKEFIVRPFESVVYKI, encoded by the coding sequence ATGTGGTGGAAAGAGTTAATAGGATATCAGATTTATCCGAGAAGTTTTAAAGATTCTAATGGAGATGGGATAGGAGACTTAAAAGGGATAATAGAAAAGTTAGATTATTTAAAAGATTTAGGAATAGATCTTATTTGGGTTTCACCATTTTTTAAAAGTCCAAATGATGATAATGGTTATGATATAAGTGATTATAGAGATATTTTAGAAGAGTTTGGAACTATGGAAGATTTTGACAATCTTTTATCAGAAACTCATAAAAGAGGAATGAAGCTAATAATAGATCTTGTAATAAATCACACAAGTGATGAGCATCCATGGTTTATTGAAGCAAGAGAGTCAAAAGATAGTCCTAAGAGAGATTGGTATATTTGGAGAGAGGGAAAAGATAACGAAGAACCAAATAACTGGGAAAGTATTTTCAAAGGATCAGCTTGGGAAAAGTGTGAAAAAACAGATGAATACTACTTACATCTTTTTTCTAAAAAACAACCTGATTTAAATTGGGAAAATGAAGAGATGAGAAGAGAGATTTATAATATGATGAATTGGTGGTTAGATAAAGGAATTGATGGATTTAGAGTTGATGCTATAAGCCATATTAAAAAAGTTGATGGATTCCCTGATATGCCAAATCCTGATGGAAAAAAATATGTAGATTCTTTTGATATGCATATGAATATAGATGGAATTCAAAAATATCTAAAAGAATTAAAAGAAGAAACTTTCGCAAAATATGATATAGTAACTGTTGGAGAAGCTAATGGGGTAGATGCTGAAAACGCTGATGAATGGGTTGGAAGTGAAAATGGAAAATTCAATATGATATTTCAATTTGAACATCTAAAGTTATGGGATTATGAAGGAGACACTGAGTTTTGTCCAAAAGCCTATAAAGATGTTTTAAATAAGTGGCAAGTAGCTTTAGAAAATAAAGGATGGAATGCTCTTTTTATTGAAAATCATGATATTCCAAGAAGTACATCAACATGGGGAAATGATGGAGAATACTGGTTAGAATCAGCAAAATCTTTTGCAACAACATATTTTTTACAAAAAGGAACTCCATTCATCTATCAAGGACAAGAGATTGGAATGACAAATACAGTATTTAATTCTCTTTCAGAGTTTCAAGATGTGAAAAGTGTGAATGAGGGAAAAGAGAAGTTAGAAGCAGGAATGTGTGAGAAGATAGTTTTAGAAATTTTATCAAATACATCTAGAGATAATGCTAGAACTCCTATGCAATGGGATGATAGTTTAAATGCTGGATTTACAACAGGAAACCCGTGGTTAAAAGTAAATAGTAATTACAAAAATATAAATGTACAAAATCAAATAAAAGATGAAAATTCAATATATAATCACTATAAAAAATTGATATCTTTAAAGAAAAGTAGTAAAACTTTAATTCATGGAGAGTTTAAATTAGTTTTAGAGGATGACAAACATATATTTGCTTACTTAAGAGAGTTAGATAATGAAAGATATCTTATATTATCTAACCTAAGTGAAAATGAAAAAAAATTAAACCTATCAGAATTTAATATAAAAAATGAGGATATAGTACTATCAAATTATAAAATTATAGAAAAGGATTTAAAAGAGTTTATAGTTAGACCGTTTGAAAGTGTAGTATATAAAATTTAA
- a CDS encoding TDT family transporter: MIKETIDRLERFPVGAIATTVGACTLANAFLLLNFTYLRNIFMIIGIVVFILATIKIFRHKEAFLAEYSNTIPASLYGTYSMLAMIIGAFLLPYSPFLGKNLWLFGVFFHAFAICIFTYRNVIKNFNIDTFVPSWFVTYNGIMVSIVVGGAMDEPVISKWVLVYGVLVFFTIIPFMIRRLIIKPLPDMVYHTKAILLAPSSLCAIGYLNVVKEPNMYIAFFLYGIVFVTLISILLSIPKFFSFNFHPGFAGTTFPMAVGTVASFRMSAYLTSINLPEYSNIVRNIAGIQLYVTTGIIVFVFYNFLKKVKPTAK, encoded by the coding sequence ATGATTAAAGAGACAATTGATAGGTTAGAGCGTTTCCCTGTTGGGGCTATTGCTACAACTGTTGGGGCGTGCACTCTTGCCAATGCCTTTTTATTACTAAATTTTACTTACCTTAGAAATATCTTCATGATTATTGGTATTGTAGTATTTATTTTAGCAACTATAAAGATTTTTAGACATAAAGAGGCCTTTCTAGCGGAATATAGTAACACTATTCCTGCTAGTTTATACGGTACTTACTCTATGTTAGCTATGATTATTGGAGCATTTTTGCTTCCATACAGTCCTTTTTTAGGAAAAAATCTTTGGCTTTTCGGTGTATTTTTCCATGCTTTTGCTATTTGTATTTTCACTTATAGAAATGTTATTAAAAACTTTAACATTGATACCTTTGTTCCAAGTTGGTTTGTAACTTATAATGGAATCATGGTTTCTATTGTTGTAGGTGGAGCTATGGATGAGCCTGTTATTTCTAAATGGGTTTTAGTTTATGGAGTGTTGGTATTCTTCACAATAATTCCATTTATGATTAGAAGATTAATTATAAAACCTTTACCTGATATGGTTTATCATACAAAAGCTATACTATTAGCACCATCAAGCCTTTGTGCTATTGGTTACTTAAATGTAGTTAAAGAACCTAATATGTATATTGCATTCTTCCTATATGGAATTGTTTTTGTAACACTTATTTCAATACTATTAAGTATTCCTAAATTCTTTAGCTTTAACTTCCACCCTGGTTTTGCGGGAACTACCTTCCCTATGGCAGTTGGAACTGTAGCATCTTTTAGAATGAGTGCTTACTTAACTAGTATAAATCTACCTGAGTATTCTAACATTGTTAGAAATATTGCTGGTATTCAACTTTATGTTACAACAGGAATTATAGTATTTGTTTTCTATAACTTCTTAAAAAAAGTTAAACCTACTGCTAAATAG
- a CDS encoding endonuclease/exonuclease/phosphatase family protein has translation MKLLTLNCHSWQEKDQLEKMKYLAKVIFEENYEVVALQEVNQLIEDKILYDDIREGNFIDILCKELKKLGVEYSYRWDYHHVGYDVFHEGTGILFKGELKESLGKFIGKTKDTNFWKTRKFTMISKLVGDVVIDFYSCHMGWWKDSDNPFEEQLDELIEFANKRGNIYFLMGDFNNDANIRGEGYDYLLTKGVKDTYLEAVKKDDGITVPGVIAGWEGKCSNPKRIDFIFTNSESEIKSSEVIFNGKNKEIISDHFGVAIEI, from the coding sequence ATGAAACTATTAACACTAAACTGTCACTCTTGGCAAGAGAAAGACCAATTGGAGAAAATGAAGTATCTAGCTAAGGTAATATTTGAAGAGAATTATGAGGTAGTTGCTTTACAAGAGGTAAATCAATTAATAGAAGACAAGATTTTATATGATGATATAAGAGAGGGAAACTTTATAGATATTTTGTGCAAGGAGCTAAAAAAATTAGGGGTTGAGTATAGCTACCGTTGGGATTATCATCATGTAGGATACGATGTTTTTCATGAAGGAACTGGGATTCTTTTTAAAGGGGAGTTAAAAGAAAGTTTAGGAAAGTTTATAGGAAAAACTAAAGATACAAACTTTTGGAAAACAAGAAAATTTACAATGATATCTAAATTAGTTGGAGATGTTGTAATAGATTTTTATAGTTGTCACATGGGGTGGTGGAAAGATAGCGATAATCCTTTTGAAGAACAGTTAGATGAATTAATAGAGTTTGCTAATAAAAGAGGAAATATATACTTTTTAATGGGAGATTTTAATAATGATGCTAATATTAGAGGAGAGGGATACGACTATTTATTGACAAAAGGAGTTAAAGATACATATTTAGAAGCTGTAAAAAAAGATGATGGAATAACTGTACCAGGTGTTATTGCTGGTTGGGAGGGGAAGTGTAGTAATCCTAAAAGAATAGATTTTATTTTTACAAATAGCGAGAGTGAAATAAAATCTAGCGAGGTTATTTTTAATGGAAAAAATAAAGAGATTATATCAGATCACTTTGGGGTAGCGATAGAGATATAA